GTCCGCCGCCGATTCCCGAATCGATGACCGCGACGTGGACGTTCTCGCCGGTGTATGGCGTCTCGAGACCCGCACCGGCCTGCACGGCGTCCGCGTTCGTGTCCTCGCGGGCGTCGTCGTTGTGGAACTCCAGTTCGTAGTTCGAAGAGACGTACCGCACCGGCTCCCAGTCGGCGACGGTCTCGACCAGCGACCCCGGGAGTTTGGCGTAGCCGACGGGGAGGGTGTCGAAGCCGATCGCGAACTCGACGTCGAGTTCCTCGAGGCGAACGACGTGCTCGGTGTCCTCGAAGACGATCACGACCTCCTGGAGGGCGTCGCTCTCGGGATCGAGCGCGTCGTCGACGAAGGCGCCGCCGGCCTCGAATACGCCCTCGAGCGCCTCGCCGACGGACTCGCCGTCGAAGGCCGCGCCGGTTCCGGAGAACGCGACCGAACCGGCGATACCGGTGCCGACGCTCCTGAGTACCGTCCGCCGAGTCGCTCGCTCCGTGGAATTGTCCTCAGTCATTGTCTTTCACGAATGCCTGAAGCATCTATTATCCAAGTAATATAATAGGTAATAAAAAGATATTGGAAACCCAACCTTACGGGAGCTCCGAGCACGTCGATGAGTCGCCGGCGGTAGTCGGTTCGGACGGTCCGAGAGCGTCCGGCGATCGGCGCGGAGCGCGATGGCCGCCTCGAGCGCCGCGGAGCGTGCGATAGCCGACTCGAGCACTAAGTGGCCGTCCGTCGTACCGCCCGTATGCCACGATCGACGGTCGCCGACTTCTCGATCGATCGCGTCCAGATTCTCGATCAGGACGGCCGCGTCGACGAGTCCATGGAGCCGGACCTCGAGGGGGAGCGGTTGCGCGAGTGGTATCGGACGATGAAGCTCTCCCGGCGCCTCGACGAGCGGACGATCGCCCTCCAGCGCCGGGGCGAACTGGGAACCTTCGCGCCGGCGACGGGCCAGGAGGCCGCGCAGGTCGGCAGCACCGCCGCGCTGGCCGACGACGACTGGACGGTGCCGGCCTTCCGCGAGCACCCCTCGGCGCTGGCCCGCGGGCTCTCGCCGCAGGGGGTCTTCGAGTACGCGATGGGGCTCGAGGAGGGCGGCGAACCGCCCGACGACGTGCCGATCATGCCGCCGGCCATCGCGGTGGGGTCCCAGCCGCTCCACGCCGCGGGGATCGGCTGGGCCCAGGCGATGACCGACAGCGACCGGGTCGCCCTGACCTACTTCGGCGACGGTGCGACCAGCGAGGGCGAGGTCTACGAGGCGATGAACCTGGCGGGGGTCTACGAGGCCCAGACGATCTTCTGCTGTCAGAACAACCAGTACGCCATCTCGACGCCGCTGGAGAAACAGACGCGGGCCGCGACGCTCGCCCAGAAGGCCGTCGCCGCGGGCATCGAACCGATCCAGGTCGACGGCAACGACGTGCTGGGCGTCTACGCGGTCACGAAGGAGGCCAGGGAGCGCGCCCTGCGAGGCGTCCCGACGCTGATCGAGGCGACGACCTACCGGCGGGAGATGCACACCACCGCGGACGACCCCTCCGTCTACCGCACCACCGAGGAAGAGGAGGAGTGGGAGCCGCTGGACCCGATCCTGCGCTTCGAGCGGTACCTCCGCGACCGGGGCGTCCTCGACGACGAAACGGTCTCGGCGATCGAGGACGAGATCGAGACCGAACTCGAGGACGCCCTCGAGGCGGCCCGCGAGACCAAAGCGAACGCCGACCCGGTCGACATGTTCGACACCGCCTACGCGGAACTCCCCGACTACCTCGAGCGCCAGCGGGAGGCGTTCACCGGCGGCGCCGACGGCGAGATCGCGCCGCCTCGAGCGGCGGAGGGGGCCCGCGGCGACGGCGGGACGGCGACCGACTCGGGCGTCACGGAGGGGGTCGATCGGCTGAACATGGTCGAGGCGATCCGCGAGACCCTGCACGCGGAACTGGACCGCGACGAGGACGTGGTCGTCTACGGGCAGGACGTCGGCGTCGACGGCGGCGTCTTCCGGGCGACCCAGGGGCTACTCGACGCGTTCCCCGGCCGCGTCCACGACGCACCGGTCGCGGAGGCCGGCATCGTCGGACTGGGCGTCGGCCTCGCGGCCGCGGGCTACCGACCCGTCGCGGAGATCCAGTTCGCCGGCTTCACCTTCCAGGCGTTCGACCAGATCCACCAGCACGTCTCGCGCCTGCGCAGTCGCTCGCGCGGGAAACTCACCTGCCCCATGGTGATCCGCGCGCCGTACGGGCTGGGCGTGAAGGCCCTAGAGCACCACTCCGAGAGCTACGAGGCCGGCTACGCGCACATCCCCGGTCTCAAGACCGTGATTCCCTCGACCGCGCGGGACGCCGCCGGACTGCTCCGGTCGGCGATCCGCAGTCCCGATCCCGTCCTGTTCTTCGAACCGATGCCGCTGTACCGGGCGGCTCGGCGGCCCGTGCCCGCCGATCACGTGACTCCGCTCGGCGAGGCCCGCGTCGTCGAGGAGGGCACCGACGTCACGGTCGTCACCTGGGGCGCGATGGTCCGGGAGGTCGAAGGCGCCCTCGAGGAGAGCGAGGCGTCGGCCGACGTGATCGACCTGCGGACGATCAGCCCGATGGACACCGAGACGGTCCGCGAGTCGGTCCGGAAGACCGGCCGGTGCGTCGTCGTCCACGAAGCGCCGCGCTCGGGCGGGTTCGGCGCCGAGGTCGCGGCCCGCATCTCTGACGAGGCGGTCTGGCACCTCGAGGCACCGATTGAGCGCGTCGCCGGCTACGACGTCCCGGTGCCGCTGCCGGGCCGCGAGGAGGCGTACCGGCCCGACCAGGAGCGCATTCGGGGGGCGATCGAACGCGTCGCGTCGCCGTAGGCGCCGCTTCCGTCCCGTCGCCGGCCCGACGTTTATTTCGAGGGGCGGCGTACTAGCGGTCATGGTCGCACACGTTCTCGTTCCCGTCGACGACTCGAACCAGTCGAGCGAAGCCCTCGAGTTCGCCTGCGAAGAGTATCCCGACGCCCGCATCACGGCGCTGCACGTCCTCGACCCGGGCGATTTCTACGCCGCGACCGGCATCGAAGGCGGCGCCGTGGCGAACTACGACGAACTCCAGGAACACCACCAGGACCGGGCGGAGGCGATCCTCGAGTCGGCGCGCGAACAGGCCGCCGACCACGGCGTCGAGATCGAGACGGACCACGTCGTCGGCGGGATCTCGCGATCGATCGTCGACTACGCCGCCGAACACGACGTCGACCACATCGCGATCGGGAGCCACGGCCGCACGGGCGCGAGCCGGATCCTGCTGGGCAGCGTCGCCGAGAAGGTGGCTCGCCGCTCGCCCGTTCCGGTGACGATCGTCCGCTGAGCGGTCGGGGGAGCAACGGCTCGAGTCCTGATATCTCAGTATGAGCGACCGCAACAGCGGGCGCTCCGTAGCGTAGCGAACGGCGAAAACGGCGCCCGGTGGATCGGTTCAGGCGGAGACGGTCTGGCTCTCCCGCTCGGACTCCGCGGACCGCATATCCAGGTCGGCCCGCAGCGCCTCGATCGCGTCCTCGGGGTCGGTCTCGGAGTCGAAGACGCGGTCGAACCCGAGTTCGCGGAAGAACGCGCGGGTCTCCTCGAAGTCGTCCTGACCGACGGCGAGATTGCCGCCGATGTAGGTCGTGACGTCCTCGAGGTCGGCGTCGGCGAGTTCGCCGTGGAAGCCCTGACAGTCCTGTTTGGCGTGACCGTAGAGCGAGGAGACGAGTACCGCCGCGGCGTCGTGTTCGGCCGCGGCGTCGACGAACTCCGTCTGGGAGGTCTGGACCCCGAGGTTGACGACGTCGAACCCCGCGGCCTCGAACGCTTGCTCCAGGATGGTGATCCCGACGACGTGGGCGTCGGAGCCGATCACGCCGAGGATGACTGTCTTCGTCATGGTCGTACCACCACAAACTGGCGGGAGCACAATAAACCTAATGATTAATCATGTGGCAATGGTTCGCACGGTTTCCCCGGTGGGAGACTCATCGGTCAACGACGACCGAACGGAACGCAGTCAGCGATGAACGCGCGGAACGCGGTCAGCGACCGGCGAACGCGGCGAGCGATCGATGAACGGAACGACTCGAGACGGCCGTCGGATCGCTCAAACCGTCGTGAGGGCGTC
This portion of the Haloterrigena gelatinilytica genome encodes:
- the pdhA gene encoding pyruvate dehydrogenase (acetyl-transferring) E1 component subunit alpha; translated protein: MPRSTVADFSIDRVQILDQDGRVDESMEPDLEGERLREWYRTMKLSRRLDERTIALQRRGELGTFAPATGQEAAQVGSTAALADDDWTVPAFREHPSALARGLSPQGVFEYAMGLEEGGEPPDDVPIMPPAIAVGSQPLHAAGIGWAQAMTDSDRVALTYFGDGATSEGEVYEAMNLAGVYEAQTIFCCQNNQYAISTPLEKQTRAATLAQKAVAAGIEPIQVDGNDVLGVYAVTKEARERALRGVPTLIEATTYRREMHTTADDPSVYRTTEEEEEWEPLDPILRFERYLRDRGVLDDETVSAIEDEIETELEDALEAARETKANADPVDMFDTAYAELPDYLERQREAFTGGADGEIAPPRAAEGARGDGGTATDSGVTEGVDRLNMVEAIRETLHAELDRDEDVVVYGQDVGVDGGVFRATQGLLDAFPGRVHDAPVAEAGIVGLGVGLAAAGYRPVAEIQFAGFTFQAFDQIHQHVSRLRSRSRGKLTCPMVIRAPYGLGVKALEHHSESYEAGYAHIPGLKTVIPSTARDAAGLLRSAIRSPDPVLFFEPMPLYRAARRPVPADHVTPLGEARVVEEGTDVTVVTWGAMVREVEGALEESEASADVIDLRTISPMDTETVRESVRKTGRCVVVHEAPRSGGFGAEVAARISDEAVWHLEAPIERVAGYDVPVPLPGREEAYRPDQERIRGAIERVASP
- the glmS gene encoding methylaspartate mutase subunit S gives rise to the protein MTKTVILGVIGSDAHVVGITILEQAFEAAGFDVVNLGVQTSQTEFVDAAAEHDAAAVLVSSLYGHAKQDCQGFHGELADADLEDVTTYIGGNLAVGQDDFEETRAFFRELGFDRVFDSETDPEDAIEALRADLDMRSAESERESQTVSA
- a CDS encoding universal stress protein — encoded protein: MVAHVLVPVDDSNQSSEALEFACEEYPDARITALHVLDPGDFYAATGIEGGAVANYDELQEHHQDRAEAILESAREQAADHGVEIETDHVVGGISRSIVDYAAEHDVDHIAIGSHGRTGASRILLGSVAEKVARRSPVPVTIVR